From Oenococcus sicerae, the proteins below share one genomic window:
- a CDS encoding energy-coupling factor transporter transmembrane component T family protein, with amino-acid sequence MNIVFGRYLAGRSFVHQLDARNKIITLFLMIFLSFIANSTIDFVILLALCSAALLAARIPVMFFLKGIRFFLIMILLTAILQLLFSKGGSTFFSWGIISITSIGLKTGIFLFLRFTVAISMATLFTLTTSSIEIANGLTFFLQPFRFLKLPVDDIVLTLSIALRFVPTIIREINTITNAQKSRGSFLNTGSIVQQIRAVLPVLTPFFLGSIKRAEDLATAMILRGYTDGRKRSKFRKMTWKIQDSVLLGFYFIILLIMVWL; translated from the coding sequence ATGAATATTGTTTTTGGACGTTACTTAGCAGGCAGATCCTTCGTTCATCAATTGGACGCAAGAAATAAAATAATCACGCTGTTTCTGATGATTTTTCTAAGTTTTATAGCCAATAGCACTATTGATTTCGTCATATTGCTAGCCCTTTGCTCAGCGGCTTTGCTGGCAGCTAGAATACCGGTGATGTTTTTTCTAAAAGGCATCCGATTTTTTTTGATCATGATTTTATTGACGGCCATTTTGCAGCTGCTGTTTTCCAAAGGCGGCAGTACATTTTTCTCTTGGGGCATCATTTCGATCACTAGCATTGGCTTAAAAACAGGGATATTCCTATTCCTACGCTTCACAGTCGCGATCAGTATGGCAACACTTTTTACGCTAACAACGTCTTCGATTGAAATCGCTAATGGACTGACTTTCTTTTTACAGCCTTTTCGATTTTTAAAACTGCCTGTAGACGATATCGTCTTAACCTTATCGATTGCCTTACGCTTCGTGCCGACAATTATCCGCGAAATCAATACGATCACGAATGCGCAAAAATCAAGGGGCTCTTTTTTAAATACCGGTTCTATTGTGCAGCAAATTAGGGCTGTTCTGCCCGTTTTAACACCTTTTTTTCTCGGGTCCATCAAACGGGCCGAGGATTTAGCGACAGCCATGATTTTGCGAGGCTATACTGATGGTAGAAAACGCAGTAAGTTCCGCAAAATGACTTGGAAGATTCAAGATAGCGTCCTTCTTGGGTTCTACTTCATCATTTTGCTAATAATGGTATGGTTATAA
- a CDS encoding energy-coupling factor transporter ATPase, which translates to MAILFKNVSYTYQAKTPFAVQALTDINFSIKNGSYTAIIGQTGSGKSTLINHLNGLLKPTAGFVQIDDQKIQSSSREKELRLLRQKVGVVFQFPENQLFANTVEEDIEFGPLNFGMSKTAADQIAAASLIRVGLTREFLTRSPLELSGGQMRRVAIAGVLAAQPEILVLDEPTAGLDFIGQQEIMKLVKNLQLQQHMTILLVTHSMEDVANDADQVLFLEKGRLVKQVSVSEMFHGQQWLAAKKIIMPQSLDLANKLIAKGVKYDGPLPINEAELTHFFQTIFAKKKIGKLQ; encoded by the coding sequence ATGGCGATCTTATTCAAAAATGTGAGTTACACCTATCAGGCCAAGACGCCCTTCGCGGTCCAAGCGTTGACAGATATCAATTTCAGTATCAAAAACGGCTCTTACACAGCGATCATTGGTCAAACAGGCAGCGGCAAATCAACTTTGATCAATCATTTAAACGGTTTACTCAAACCGACAGCCGGTTTTGTTCAAATTGACGATCAAAAAATCCAGTCATCCAGTCGTGAAAAAGAATTAAGACTGCTTAGGCAAAAAGTAGGCGTCGTTTTTCAATTTCCTGAAAATCAATTATTCGCGAACACAGTTGAAGAAGATATCGAATTTGGACCTTTGAATTTCGGTATGTCTAAAACTGCAGCTGACCAGATCGCAGCTGCATCACTAATTAGAGTTGGTCTAACAAGAGAATTTTTGACCCGATCACCTTTAGAATTATCCGGCGGCCAAATGAGACGCGTGGCCATTGCAGGTGTTTTGGCTGCCCAGCCAGAGATACTTGTTTTGGATGAACCAACAGCTGGTTTGGATTTTATTGGTCAGCAGGAAATCATGAAATTAGTCAAAAACCTGCAGCTACAACAACATATGACGATCTTGTTAGTCACGCATTCAATGGAAGACGTTGCCAATGATGCAGATCAGGTATTATTTTTGGAAAAAGGCCGTCTAGTCAAACAGGTCAGTGTTTCTGAGATGTTTCATGGTCAGCAATGGCTTGCAGCAAAGAAAATAATCATGCCGCAATCACTTGATTTGGCCAATAAATTAATAGCAAAAGGCGTGAAATATGATGGGCCGCTACCAATTAATGAAGCAGAACTGACTCATTTTTTTCAGACAATTTTTGCTAAAAAAAAGATAGGTAAGCTACAATGA
- a CDS encoding LPXTG cell wall anchor domain-containing protein: MSAASGEHAAADADHHAKGWFPATGVLVNNWPLALAAICIASAALLIFTGRKKNN; encoded by the coding sequence TTGTCTGCTGCCAGTGGGGAGCACGCGGCAGCTGATGCAGATCACCATGCTAAGGGCTGGTTCCCGGCCACTGGCGTGCTAGTCAACAATTGGCCATTAGCTCTGGCAGCCATTTGCATAGCGAGTGCGGCATTGCTGATTTTTACCGGTCGAAAGAAAAATAATTAA
- a CDS encoding energy-coupling factor transporter ATPase translates to MTNNAIEISDLSFAYKHNSKKILQHINLSVQEGDWLSIIGRNGSGKTTLIKLILGLAAGQISGRIDFFDRTINENNIDSIRDQIGVVFQNPENQFVAATVADDVAFGLENHDVSRDQMIKKVRSALIEVGIADLADREPESLSGGQKQRVALASVIALRPRMIILDEATSMLDPNGRQELLNILRKLQSAYKITVIAITHNIAETQQADQVIVIDQGKKVLEGKPADVLIQDDKLTSFGLEVPFTRRIRKDLADLGLFLPDSYTSSESMVTQIWRSYSKM, encoded by the coding sequence TTGACAAACAACGCGATTGAAATATCCGACTTATCTTTTGCCTATAAGCACAATTCCAAGAAAATTTTGCAGCATATTAATCTCTCTGTTCAAGAAGGCGACTGGCTGTCGATCATCGGCCGCAATGGCAGTGGCAAAACAACGTTAATCAAATTGATTTTAGGACTGGCAGCTGGTCAAATTAGCGGTAGGATCGATTTTTTTGATCGAACAATCAATGAAAACAATATTGATTCGATTCGGGACCAGATCGGCGTCGTTTTTCAAAATCCGGAAAATCAATTTGTCGCCGCAACCGTGGCCGATGATGTCGCCTTCGGCTTGGAAAACCACGATGTCAGCCGTGATCAAATGATTAAAAAAGTCCGCTCTGCACTAATCGAAGTAGGCATAGCTGACTTAGCTGATCGCGAACCAGAAAGCTTATCCGGAGGCCAAAAACAACGTGTTGCTTTAGCCAGTGTCATCGCCTTGCGCCCACGAATGATTATCTTAGATGAAGCAACTAGTATGCTGGACCCGAATGGTCGCCAAGAACTGCTGAACATTTTAAGAAAACTGCAGTCAGCATACAAAATCACGGTCATCGCCATTACACATAATATCGCCGAAACTCAACAGGCTGATCAAGTTATCGTGATCGATCAAGGGAAAAAAGTATTAGAAGGCAAACCGGCAGACGTTTTGATTCAAGATGATAAACTAACTTCTTTTGGATTGGAAGTTCCTTTCACAAGACGCATCAGAAAAGATCTTGCAGATCTCGGGCTGTTCTTGCCTGATTCTTATACAAGCTCAGAAAGCATGGTGACACAAATATGGCGATCTTATTCAAAAATGTGA
- a CDS encoding ECF transporter S component has protein sequence MIHQTKAFHLAIMALFIAIVIIQNFVPLLGYIPIGPLSLTIIQITVIIAAVLLGPTDGAIIGGVWGFLSCLRAFTAPTSPVEPLIFTNPLISILPRILVGLAAGYLVIFFKKINLKQSLYLALIGLIGALINTVLILGLIYIFYRTPSVAHAYGVSSPKYIAALLVAVIASNGIPEAVLSAIATPLITLPILRYWQRND, from the coding sequence ATGATACATCAAACAAAAGCATTTCATTTAGCTATCATGGCGCTTTTTATCGCCATTGTTATCATTCAAAATTTCGTACCCTTGCTAGGGTATATTCCAATCGGGCCTTTGAGTTTGACAATTATCCAAATTACAGTCATTATCGCTGCCGTGCTGCTTGGGCCGACAGACGGTGCGATCATTGGCGGTGTTTGGGGATTTTTATCCTGCCTCAGGGCCTTTACAGCACCCACGAGCCCAGTAGAACCACTTATCTTTACGAACCCGCTGATTTCAATACTGCCAAGAATCCTAGTTGGCCTTGCAGCCGGTTATTTGGTGATATTCTTTAAAAAAATTAATCTGAAACAATCACTTTATTTAGCACTCATCGGCCTGATCGGTGCCTTGATCAACACAGTCCTGATACTGGGCCTCATTTATATTTTCTACCGCACACCATCAGTCGCTCATGCTTACGGCGTTTCGAGTCCCAAGTACATCGCTGCGCTTTTAGTCGCTGTGATTGCCAGCAATGGTATCCCAGAAGCTGTTTTATCAGCAATTGCGACACCACTGATCACGTTGCCGATTTTGCGTTACTGGCAGCGAAATGACTAA